TCCCACAGGGGTCTGGAAGCCGCCTGGTGGCTATCCAGTGCTGTATCCTCTTCTCTATCGCTCGCCGACGACGGTGTCTGATGCCTTCTCTTTCGACATCAAGTTTCACCAAATCATATCTTCTCAAAAAACCTGACCTGCAGAACAGGTCACATTCATTCAATTCAGTTACAACTTAAATTGCTATTAGTCATAGCTTCttagttaaaataaataacataaatatgacctatattttaatttaaataacaaaaaaaaataatttatttttaataaaaaatatattttatcatttttttccttaTAGGTCTATTTTTACCAGTGTAATCCCAgtataaatcaaatgaaaatcGGCAAATAAACCTTTTTAGCATCAATTCTTTGGACAAAATGATGAAAGGATGAGTTTCTCCCTCCTTTTTAACCAttcacacaatacacacacacctggtgcAGGTACACCATTGACCATTTCACTTCGTTTTAACCGCTCCTAGATATTTTCCTCAGGCAGAGCATTTCTCCTGCAGCCGGACAGCGATGGCTTCTCCTCCCGATCTACCCATCTTCCCAGAGTGCTGTGCACAGCTGCAACGCGATCGGCCCGTGACGTCATTACGCACCGCTCTCTGTGCTCCATACGGCGAAGTTAACCCCATAAATGCCAGctactctctcacacactcattcacactaCATAAAACGGacttttactgcttttttctttactcttttttttttagcttatgAAGCCTGGGCTACATATTTCTGGATCGAACAAGGatacaaatcatttttcaaactcAATGTACTCCaaatcttttattatatttatttgatcagtaacaacataaaaagtgatgaaaaaaaaaaatatatatatattattttttttgatttGGTTAAAAACCTTCaaccaataaacacagagagtaTGAGACAGTCTATATCATGAAAGCTTATGCTTGGCTTCTACAGAGACGTTATATCCGAGCTTCTGATTACACTGGTTAAGtcacattaattcataataacGTGATAAATTCAGATACATGGTTTATATGCAcgaaacaaattcacacaagAAAGTATCCCAAATATACAgatgagcagagcagagagcaatTTCATGAGAGCTGCAGGCCACAGAGAAGTTTTAAAATTTAGTTCCAACTTTAATCTAAATCtacattaaaaacagtcaaTAAGAAAATCTTTTCTTACTCAAAAGTACAAACGTAATGAGTCCAGCTCTACTGCTTTACACTGTGGTACACACACTCGCTCCAGGTCTGATCCCTCTGTCTTCTTGATCTCTTCGTCAGGTTGACACTTGAAGCAGCGTAATAGAGGTTGTCTTCATTTTGGTAACCCTGGTAACAAAATATATGATACTTAAAGTTACTTTCTTGACAGAAGACATGTATTGTTCAACAAAAGAGGGTCTGAATGAATCAACAGTTTTTATTCACCTCTGGATTTGCTTTGGAGGGAGCTGAACATCCTGATCGAGACTCTGCGGCGAATCAGAAAAAGCTTTTTATTCAAAGTCATGTTCATTAAATACaagctgtcacacacagacagtgttaCTTACCTGAAGTTTGGCAGCAGTTTCCCTTGTTCATCACGCACACTGAGAAAGCCAGTAAAACAGCCAGGATGCTGAAGAATGCCGACGCTCCCCTCCAGAAATACACCAAGGCAACATCATGTACAGGTTTATCTGTATAGAACCAAACAGAGTGTTTTTcgtattatttctgtttttatcctgAGTTTATTTAAGAAGTAACAATGAGTAATTATGATATGGACCAACAGTTTGTTACCCTCAAAGTCCAGCTTGGTCCCGTCTCCAAACAGTATGTGTCCACATGAGGCAACAGCACAGTAGTAGGTCCCAGCATGAGAAAGATTCAGGCTCTTCATTGGCAAGTTgtagacacaggtgtgtgtttgtgtgttgtctttccTCTCACACTGATCATTCCTGCCTCCATGGGTGTAAATGAGTCCTGGATGAGATTCTTGAGAGTGTTTGAACCAGTAAACACTGTGTTCTCCATCACAGGTcccagtgtgtactgtacagttcaGAGTCACAGAGCCTCCTGGCTGGATGATCTCAGGAGCTGACTGATGGACCCAAGCTGAACCTGTTACACTGATAGTAATACTCGCTAAAATTTCTAACGTATTTAAAAAACTACTCATGCAGTTGTAAGCAGCTGAGTCTGAAATACGCAGATCTGAGATCTTTAAGTGATTTTTACCATCTCTTGTATCCAGTGTGAAGCGTGGATTGTTCTGGAATTCACCTTGAAAATTGCCACTGTTATCAAACCTGAAGAATGAAGAGATGCGTTGTGGTTTCTGTCCCAGAGGTTGTTTGTACCAGTAAAGCCTTGCAGAAATATCAGCTTTACAGAAACATGGCAAAGTCAAGCTGTCCCCAGTTTTTACTGATAAAAAACCTCCGTCTGGATGAACAGACGAGGACGACTTCAGAGCAGTTGtctgagctgaaatgaaatgagagacaaaacaaacacacagttactTCTTTGTGAAAGGAATCAGAACAATCATTACATCAGACACATTAGTATGAGGAGTAACCATACATTACAAAATGAATACCTGAATCAACAAACTCAACTCACCCGTTTTCCCCAAGAACAAACATGTCAGATGGAAGAAGACAAGCCTCAGAGATGTCATCGTGTTTGAATCCTTGTGTTGAATGAAAAAATCTCAACACCTTCTCCACTCTTAAGAGAGAAGACTGTGTTTGATTGGCCAGCCTGAAATGACTATGTATGAGCTATGTAGGAAACATGGTCACATGGTCACATGTTCACGGCCACAAGTGTCACGTTGGTTAGAGTCGCACATCACAGATAAATGGAAAACTTCAACCTGAAATTGGAtgtaaaatcactgaaaaaatatttgaccTGTATCAAATATAAACACTCGCACCAATACACAATAAGAGTCCTGCTCCACGTTCAGCAATGGACCAGATGCCAATATGTCAAACAGAAATGAAGGACATGACTTTGAGCATCCAGAGTTGATACCATCTcatgattaaaaagaaatattattTCAAGTTGTGACCAACACTGCATTCTGTGCTGGTTAAAAGTGTCGAACCAtgatacaacaaaataaatacttcCTTTCACAGTATCTAACTTTGCGAGAGTCAACAGGACGTTTCTGATGCTTTGATGACCATAATCAAAAGTCCATTTACCTTTCATGTACAGTAATAGACAGGCAAAGCCAGTCGCACAAAAGCAagaatatgaataataataatgatatcaatacacatgaacattttgacttttaaaacttttctctctcttgttacTGTTTGACTGTGAGCTATTCTCACTGTACTCTAAGTCATAAAATAAGTGCTGGTAAGAACTCTGCAGTATTTGAATGGTAAAAGGTCTTTAGGTGGATCTGTGTGAGAATGCTAACACCTTTACAGTCTGCTGAAAACCACAATGAACACTGCACTGACCGATATTCAGTGAAACAAGGTCAAGAGTCTACAGACATGCTAGCAGCTATTTGAGGCTGTGCTTTGAGCTAtgtgctaacatcagcatgctaacatgctcacgatgacaatgctaacatggtgtttagCAGGTATCCTGTAAAACACTGCTCACCaccttagtttagtgtgtttgcatgctaacagtTGAAAATTACCATTAGGTTGTCAGTAAGGCACATGTTGATTCAAGTCACATCTGGAAACTTTACATTCATTTCCTGGAGATTCACCCTCACCACCAAATGTTTACACAAACTCTAACTTTAACCACTGATCCACAGATAAGCTTTTTCTCAACTGAGGACAGTGAGCCTttgtcagaaacacacacatgttgacaCACTTATTGAAACAGCTATGTTTGtcatttaaaggaacttggggcaggattagtgaaaaaataaacatgcattttaagttttttaatgctaatgggtgatgaagcgttcaaaaccaaaaagaatcaGCCCACCaacgtatctctccattgccttgaacaggctgtgtgctgtaTAATGTATTGCAATTTggtgtccgaatttcccgcgcagccctgcggacgtgacgtcagatgacactgaatgtgCATCCTCAacggctttcgacttggatacgcAAAGAAGACAACGCGGTGAATCCAAAgtagtgtttgggtagtaatggattctgctacggccagcaaacaacccaccaccacacaaagtccactaaaaagtcatactaagaagaaaatgaaggttttatcagcggcatgtcgtgagtcgaaacaaaattaaagGCAAAGCCGGGCTGGCCCCTGAATATACATCGGATACGCATccgactcatggaggcagctccAACTTTATtcaggactgaaaacagatgctgacatggctcatttcctagtaaccaggtaagaaaacattacaggtcatgtttagagcttgatttgaaaatcatatgagatcaccgaggactctGAGTGACCTAatgtgcaaagtagcgttaactgcaaacatgtaactgagtccaccgctgtgtaacactgaatagttacagactgcacattttccacggtcctttagtctgaaaccgaataattagaaatatgtccctttatatatgggaccgaaagcccaacctgttatctgggaggtgacgttagcagctggatgtagccacatgcaatcccgtatcagagacgatatttctgcCCCTCactatgccgtctttgctttcgcctgtgccttcagactgcatcaaccataacggtaaatcgccgcgcttgtgtgtcgctacacacagcgagccggcttcccggctgcttccTGTGTGTAGGGGagaaggcatcagctgcactgctgtgaagagttcatgcgtgCTACCGCGCCGGCttgtctgatggctgcagttaccctaacggctGCAgcggccgtcgtgtcactattgagtcttatttcttgatactaccccaagtccctttaaaacataaaaaaggtGAAACTTTACAGTCTCTCAGtttctaacttcagtttattttaGAATGAATTCCACAAGTGAGTTGTACAGTACAAGATCCACATTTCTCAagttaatcaatcaatcaatcaatcaataacaACCTATGACTTATAACCTATTATGTAATCTGGTGTCATAGTTGTGTACTTTGTCCCGACTCAACTAGGAAAGGAGATACGATTAACTTCCAACAGAATGGCGGACATAAAACACGCCtcgcattttgttttttccccctgtgaAGAGCAGCTGAGCCGCATGTGGAGGaagatttttctttattatgtCGCATATAGAAACCATCGTGGTACCAAATGACATCGCaacaacaaccaggtgcactcAAGCTTGTACCAAACAACGGCATGAGCAGGCCTACAGTAAATAGGAGAGGTCACATGACAATCAGTACTTTTATAGGAGGGATGTGATATCAgagaacatctctctctctcagtgtttctCCACAGAGCATGTGTGAATGCTGTAGAAAGGAGGGGTAGAAGAAGGGCAGTCCATCCATAAGTTCATTGATCGCAGATGGCGTCATTCTCTCGGAcagatactcaagtaaaaatacaaGTAAGAAATGCTGAGATGGGTCGCCAAATAGCGGCCATTAATATACCTAGGCGGGC
This is a stretch of genomic DNA from Pagrus major chromosome 10, Pma_NU_1.0. It encodes these proteins:
- the LOC141003845 gene encoding uncharacterized protein — encoded protein: MTSLRLVFFHLTCLFLGKTAQTTALKSSSSVHPDGGFLSVKTGDSLTLPCFCKADISARLYWYKQPLGQKPQRISSFFRFDNSGNFQGEFQNNPRFTLDTRDGKNHLKISDLRISDSAAYNCMSSFLNTLEILASITISVTGSAWVHQSAPEIIQPGGSVTLNCTVHTGTCDGEHSVYWFKHSQESHPGLIYTHGGRNDQCERKDNTQTHTCVYNLPMKSLNLSHAGTYYCAVASCGHILFGDGTKLDFEDKPVHDVALVYFWRGASAFFSILAVLLAFSVCVMNKGNCCQTSESRSGCSAPSKANPEGYQNEDNLYYAASSVNLTKRSRRQRDQTWSECVYHSVKQ